Proteins encoded by one window of Vanacampus margaritifer isolate UIUO_Vmar chromosome 17, RoL_Vmar_1.0, whole genome shotgun sequence:
- the LOC144037294 gene encoding sodium-dependent neutral amino acid transporter B(0)AT1-like — MRLTIPNPGLDLRISSYEDLDRMDKEEADNRPKWDNKAQYILTCVGFCIGLGNVWRFPYLCQSHGGGAFLIPYLLLLVFEGMPLLLLEFAIGQRLRKGSVGVWRAISPYLTGVGIASMLVSFLVALYYNTLIAWVMWYLFNSFQSPLPWAQCPLNENATGFVPECQESSTVDYFFYRVTLNSSTSISDSGGLHWPIVVCLCGAWAVVCICCIRGIGTSGKAVYITAILPYVVLCIFLVRGLTLKGAFSGIQVLFIPKVEELINPSTWLDAGAQVFFSFGLAWGGLISFSSYNPVHNNCVQDAVILSVVTGLTSVYAATVTYSIIGFRATEKYDQCFSDNIMSLINGFNLPENSITPSTFDAALQNLNNSDPEAVLGLDLKTCDLQKFLSEGVEGTGLAFIVFTEAITKMPASPVWSVLFFIMLLCLGLSTLFGNIEGVVVPLRDLGVFPKKWPHEALTVITCLMAFIITLLFALHSGIYWITLFDKFAGSVPLLTIGLFEMISVAYVYGIDRFNEDIEFMTGRKPSIFWQVTWRFLSPLIVLVILIFYLITQAQEELIYLVWDPASEVFPSLSTEAYPSWINGMIFLLAGVPTAIVPLYALCRFIYVCFRRH; from the exons ATGAGACTGACGATTCCCAACCCGGGGCTGGACCTGCGGATCTCCAGCTATGAGGATCTGGACAGGATGGACAAAGAGGAGGCTGACAACAGGCCCAAGTGGGACAATAAAGCTCAGTACATCCTGACTTGTGTGGGATTTTGCATCGGCCTCGGCAACGTCTGGCGATTCCCGTACTTGTGTCAAAGTCATGGAGGGG GAGCCTTTTTGATCCCTTATCTGCTCCTGCTGGTGTTCGAAGGAATGCCGCTCCTCTTACTGGAATTTGCCATTGGCCAGCGTCTGCGCAAAGGCAGCGTCGGAGTGTGGCGCGCCATCAGTCCTTACCTGACTGGTGTGG gtATAGCCTCCATGCTGGTGTCCTTTTTAGTCGCTCTGTATTACAACACTTTGATAGCCTGGGTCATGTGGTATCTCTTCAATTCCTTTCAAAGCCCACTTCCTTGGGCCCAGTGTCCTCTCAATGAGAATGCGACAG GTTTTGTACCAGAATGTCAAGAGAGCTCCACCGTGGACTATTTTTTCTACCGGGTGACCCTCAACAGCTCAACCTCCATATCCGATTCTGGTGGGCTCCACTGGCCCATTGTGGTGTGCCTTTGTGGCGCGTGGGCGGTTGTCTGCATTTGCTGCATCAGGGGGATCGGCACCTCGGGCAAG GCTGTTTACATCACGGCCATCCTTCCATATGTAGTGTTGTGCATATTCCTGGTGCGAGGGCTAACCCTGAAAGGCGCCTTTAGCGGTATTCAGGTGCTCTTCATTccaaag GTGGAGGAATTAATTAATCCGTCGACTTGGCTGGATGCGGGGGCACAGGTCTTCTTCTCGTTCGGTCTGGCATGGGGAGGCCTCATCTCGTTCTCCAGCTACAATCCCGTTCA TAACAACTGCGTGCAAGATGCTGTCATCCTGTCGGTTGTCACTGGCCTGACTTCCGTGTATGCTGCTACGGTTACGTATTCCATCATTGGCTTCAGGGCCACTGAGAAATATGACCAGTGTTTTAGTGA taACATCATGTCCTTAATAAATGGATTCAATCTTCCTGAGAACAGCATCACTCCAAGCACGTTCGACGCGGCCTTACAAAATCTGAACAACTCCGACCCCGAGGCTGTTCTTGGATTGGACCTTAAAACCTGCGACTTGCAAAAATTCCTCAGCGAG GGAGTGGAGGGAACGGGTCTGGCATTTATTGTTTTCACAGAAGCCATCACCAAGATGCCCGCTTCTCCTGTTTGGTCTGTTCTCTTTTTCATCATGCTCCTCTGCTTGGGGCTTTCCACCCTGTTTGGGAACATTGAAGGAGTGGTGGTCCCCTTGAGGGACTTGGGGGTTTTCCCCAAAAAGTGGCCCCATGAAGCCCTGACTG TGATAACGTGTCTCATGGCCTTCATCATCACCCTCCTCTTCGCTTTGCATTCTGGGATTTATTGGATTACGCTTTTTGACAAATTTGCCGGATCTGTTCCGCTTCTGACTATTGgattatttgaaatgatttcgGTTGCTTACGTATACGGCATTGACAG GTTCAACGAGGACATCGAGTTCATGACTGGACGCAAACCTTCCATCTTCTGGCAGGTGACGTGGAGGTTTCTCAGCCCTCTCATTGTCCTGGTGATTTTAATTTTCTACCTGATAACCCAAGCCCAAGAAGAGCTCATCTATTTAGTGTGGGATCCCGCTTCG GAAGTTTTCCCGTCATTGTCAACTGAAGCATATCCATCATGGATCAATGGAATGATTTTTCTGTTAGCGGGAGTTCCCACTGCCATTGTGCCTCTGTATGCATTGTGTAGGTTCATCTATGTGTGCTTCAGGAGACACTAG
- the marcksl1b gene encoding MARCKS-related protein 1-B, translated as MGSQSSKGEVAVEANAAAADAAAVKTNGQENGHVKTNGDVSTKPDGDAAATNGSAEAAKEPEASAEGDAIEPAPAADGEAAKPEGEAAAAPATDAATKETPKKKKKKFSLKKSFNFKINLKKTKKNEAVKEEPSAAAAAATATAATPSSEEKPAENGAGAGAATAAVAEEKKEEVKEEAQAEAPKAEEGAAKEDAPKEEAKEAAAPAPEASKPTEESSSTPAPSEKKE; from the exons ATGGGATCTCAGTCATCCAAGGGAGAGGTGGCCGTGGAGGCGAACGCCGCCGCCGCTGATGCTGCGGCTGTCAAAACCAACGGCCAG gAGAATGGGCATGTGAAGACCAATGGCGATGTCTCCACCAAGCCCGACGGGGATGCTGCAGCCACCAACGGCTCAGCCGAGGCGGCCAAGGAGCCCGAAGCCAGCGCGGAGGGCGACGCCATCGAGCCGGCGCCCGCCGCCGACGGCGAGGCGGCCAAACCCGAAGGCGAGGCCGCAGCGGCCCCCGCCACTGATGCCGCCACAAAGGAGACccctaagaagaagaagaagaagttctCCCTGAAAAAATCCTTCAACTTCAAGATCAACCTGAAGAAGACCAAGAAGAACGAGGCGGTCAAGGAGGAgccgtccgccgccgccgccgccgccaccgccactGCTGCTACCCCCTCCTCTGAGGAGAAACCCGCCGAGAACGGAGCCGGAGCCggcgccgccaccgccgccgttgcagaggagaagaaggaggaggtgaAGGAGGAGGCCCAAGCCGAGGCCCCGAAAGCCGAGGAGGGGGCTGCCAAAGAGGACGCCCCCAAGGAGGAGGCCAAGGAGGCAGCTGCTCCAGCCCCCGAGGCCTCGAAACCCACAGAGGAGAGCAGCTCGACCCCCGCCCCCTCTGAAAAGAAGGAGTGA